The following are from one region of the Chloracidobacterium sp. genome:
- a CDS encoding cation:proton antiporter, translated as MPIIFAAAAEHSQVLFALFIMIAAAKLMAELFERLRQPAVVGEILAGVIVGPSVLGWVRPSEIIGIVAEIGVIFLLFMVGLETKPQSVYRVGKKAMLVGTLGVILPFIAGYFIALLWGGSFIEAMFIGAALVATSVGITARVLGSMDLLDKETSRIILGAAVIDDILGLIILSVVSAMSSGDINYLELGKTAALAIAFTLLVAVLGARMMNKVAPKVSNLRVSKPFFNVGLILCLGLSVASIYVGVAAIIGAFLAGMAMAEATEDNPGMHKLTSGVTEFLVPFFLVNIGMQLNLAVFKDASFLLLAFVITFFAVITKFIGCSIGAWGLTRREMAQVGVGMIPRGEVGIVVAQIGLGLAVITERFFAAVLFMAVATTLIAPPLIKYFYAEDKDNDGVLDPILERDVSEEFTRIG; from the coding sequence ATGCCAATAATATTCGCGGCCGCGGCCGAACATTCACAGGTGCTTTTCGCACTTTTCATAATGATCGCCGCCGCCAAATTGATGGCCGAGTTGTTCGAGCGTCTGCGACAGCCGGCGGTCGTCGGTGAGATCCTTGCGGGTGTCATCGTAGGCCCGAGCGTACTGGGTTGGGTCAGGCCGTCCGAGATCATCGGGATCGTTGCCGAGATCGGCGTTATATTTCTTCTCTTCATGGTCGGGCTCGAGACCAAGCCGCAGTCCGTCTATCGGGTCGGAAAAAAGGCAATGCTGGTCGGCACGCTCGGTGTGATACTTCCCTTCATTGCCGGGTATTTCATCGCATTGCTTTGGGGCGGCTCTTTTATCGAAGCAATGTTTATCGGAGCCGCGCTCGTAGCGACATCGGTCGGCATTACGGCGCGCGTGCTCGGTTCGATGGACCTTTTGGATAAAGAAACGTCCCGGATCATCCTCGGGGCGGCGGTGATCGACGACATCCTAGGGCTGATAATTCTTTCCGTCGTCTCGGCAATGAGTTCGGGCGACATCAACTATCTCGAGCTCGGCAAAACAGCGGCCCTGGCGATCGCTTTCACTTTGCTCGTTGCGGTCCTGGGTGCGCGGATGATGAACAAGGTCGCACCGAAGGTCAGCAACCTGCGGGTCAGCAAACCGTTCTTTAATGTCGGATTGATCTTATGTCTCGGGCTTTCGGTGGCGTCGATCTATGTTGGCGTGGCCGCGATAATCGGCGCATTTCTCGCCGGGATGGCGATGGCTGAGGCAACCGAAGATAATCCGGGAATGCACAAACTGACAAGCGGCGTGACCGAGTTCCTCGTGCCGTTTTTTCTCGTCAATATCGGCATGCAGCTAAATCTGGCGGTCTTTAAGGATGCGTCGTTCCTGCTGCTGGCTTTCGTGATCACGTTCTTTGCGGTGATAACAAAGTTCATTGGCTGCAGCATCGGTGCCTGGGGGTTAACGCGACGCGAGATGGCTCAGGTCGGCGTCGGAATGATACCCCGCGGCGAGGTTGGGATCGTAGTTGCTCAGATCGGTCTCGGACTTGCCGTGATCACCGAAAGGTTCTTTGCCGCCGTGCTGTTCATGGCGGTTGCGACGACCCTGATAGCGCCTCCGCTTATTAAGTACTTCTACGCCGAGGATAAAGACAACGATGGCGTGCTCGACCCGATACTTGAGCGAGACGTATCAGAGGAATTCACCCGGATCGGCTAG
- the pilB gene encoding type IV-A pilus assembly ATPase PilB, producing the protein MSAKLGEILVRENLVTPQQLREALDYQRSSGGRLGSNLVKLGIISDDVITAVLSRQYGVPSINLDLFHIEADVIKLISQEVALKYTVLPISKVGATLTLAMADPTNVFAMDDIKFMTGLNVEPVIASEASIQMSIGKYYSGSTQIDIFDAAFAVEADKAVLKNGKNGKNGASKNGTKLKLDDRLSEADLDVTLEGFDFQTHDGEELELVEQNDEIDLATLARASEDAPVVRLVNVLMVDSLRRGASDIHVEPYEKSFRIRFRIDGVLYDVMKPPMKMRDALISRLKIMAKLDISEKRLPQDGRIKIKVRVDERSRELDFRVSTLPTLFGEKVVLRLLDKDKLMLDMSKLGFEAESLEKFQRAIANPYGMVLVTGPTGSGKTNTLYSALQTLNTSETNIMTAEDPVEFNLEGINQVQMKEQIGLNFAAALRSFLRQDPNIILVGEIRDFETAEIAIKAALTGHLVLSTLHTNDAPSTISRLVNMGIEPFLVATSVNIIQAQRLIRRICVNCKEEAQVPKEALVEAGFSVEEAAGLTLYKGAGCEACLNTGYKGRVGLYEVMEVTDELRELIIIGASAIELRKKAIELGMITLRESGLCKIRDGITTIEEVMKETVL; encoded by the coding sequence ATGTCAGCGAAATTAGGGGAAATTCTTGTCCGCGAAAATCTCGTCACCCCGCAACAACTGCGTGAGGCTCTCGACTATCAGAGAAGCAGCGGAGGCCGTCTAGGCTCGAATCTCGTCAAATTGGGGATCATCTCCGACGACGTGATAACTGCGGTTCTGTCGCGGCAATATGGTGTGCCGTCGATAAATCTCGACCTCTTCCACATCGAAGCGGACGTAATAAAGCTGATATCGCAGGAGGTCGCACTCAAATACACGGTGTTGCCGATATCGAAGGTCGGTGCAACGCTGACCCTCGCGATGGCCGATCCGACAAATGTGTTCGCGATGGACGACATCAAGTTCATGACCGGACTAAATGTCGAGCCGGTGATCGCATCCGAGGCATCCATCCAGATGTCGATCGGTAAGTATTACAGCGGTTCCACGCAGATCGACATATTTGACGCGGCGTTCGCGGTCGAAGCCGACAAGGCGGTCCTCAAGAACGGTAAGAACGGTAAGAACGGAGCATCGAAGAACGGTACAAAGCTTAAGCTCGATGACCGCTTGTCAGAGGCCGACCTCGATGTAACGCTCGAAGGCTTTGATTTTCAGACTCACGACGGCGAAGAGCTCGAACTGGTCGAACAGAACGACGAGATCGACCTGGCGACATTGGCACGTGCCAGTGAGGATGCTCCGGTCGTCCGCCTCGTCAATGTTCTGATGGTCGATTCGTTAAGACGCGGAGCATCGGATATTCACGTCGAGCCATACGAAAAATCGTTCAGGATCAGGTTTCGTATCGACGGCGTTCTTTACGATGTGATGAAGCCGCCAATGAAGATGCGGGATGCTTTGATCTCACGCCTGAAGATCATGGCAAAGCTCGACATCTCAGAAAAGCGTCTGCCGCAGGATGGCCGCATCAAGATCAAGGTCCGGGTCGACGAGCGTTCACGAGAGCTGGACTTCCGTGTGTCGACGCTGCCAACCCTCTTTGGCGAAAAGGTCGTGCTTCGTCTGCTCGACAAAGACAAGCTGATGCTTGATATGTCGAAACTCGGTTTTGAAGCCGAAAGTCTCGAAAAATTTCAGCGTGCGATCGCCAATCCGTACGGGATGGTCCTCGTCACCGGGCCAACGGGTTCCGGTAAAACGAACACGCTCTATTCAGCTCTGCAGACGCTAAACACGTCGGAAACGAACATCATGACGGCCGAGGACCCGGTCGAATTCAACCTGGAAGGCATCAACCAGGTGCAGATGAAAGAACAGATCGGCCTTAATTTCGCCGCAGCCCTCAGATCGTTCCTGCGTCAGGACCCGAACATCATCCTCGTCGGCGAAATTCGTGACTTTGAAACGGCCGAGATCGCGATCAAGGCGGCATTGACCGGCCACCTTGTTCTCTCGACGCTTCACACGAACGATGCCCCATCGACCATCTCCCGATTGGTAAACATGGGTATCGAGCCGTTTCTTGTCGCAACAAGCGTCAACATCATTCAGGCGCAAAGGCTGATCCGAAGGATCTGTGTCAATTGTAAAGAGGAGGCACAGGTTCCGAAAGAGGCATTGGTCGAGGCAGGTTTTTCGGTGGAAGAGGCGGCCGGCTTGACGCTCTACAAGGGGGCGGGATGCGAGGCGTGTTTGAACACGGGTTACAAGGGCCGCGTCGGCCTTTACGAAGTGATGGAAGTTACTGATGAACTTCGCGAACTGATAATCATCGGAGCGAGCGCGATCGAGTTGAGAAAGAAGGCGATCGAGCTGGGTATGATCACGCTTCGCGAATCTGGTTTGTGCAAGATACGCGACGGCATCACGACGATCGAAGAGGTAATGAAGGAAACGGTCCTGTAA
- a CDS encoding type IV pilus twitching motility protein PilT yields MSFDQQENIASQITLPELLKRMTDAGGSDLHLTTNSAPQVRVHGHLSPLTGIPPLTPADTKRLAYSVLTDAQKHRFEENLELDFSFGLKGMSRFRANLFNQKGAVGAVFRAIPYEIKSFEALGLPPVVADLCKKPRGLVLVTGPTGSGKSTTLASMVDKINIDRHDHILTIEDPIEFLHNHKNCVVNQREVAADTHSFGAALRTALRQDPDIVLVGEMRDLETIEMALRIAETGHLTFATLHTNSAYSTINRIIDVFPSAQQAQVRTQLSLVLEGIMCQSLLPKATGDGRVMALEILVPNAAIRNLIREDKIHQIYSMMQTGQDKFGMQTFNQALATLVHKRLISIEVAMQRTSNADELKELIERGSGLNQSYAGNGTGKPAMPPSGHSSPYAQGRPIGQRPPAR; encoded by the coding sequence ATGAGCTTCGACCAACAAGAAAACATTGCCTCGCAGATCACCCTGCCCGAACTTCTCAAAAGAATGACGGATGCGGGCGGATCTGACCTGCATCTTACGACGAACTCTGCCCCGCAGGTGCGTGTACACGGCCACCTGTCCCCGCTCACAGGCATTCCTCCGCTTACGCCGGCCGACACAAAACGACTCGCATACTCAGTTCTGACCGATGCTCAGAAGCACCGGTTCGAAGAAAACCTTGAGCTCGATTTTTCGTTCGGTTTGAAGGGAATGTCGCGATTTCGTGCGAATCTCTTCAATCAGAAAGGTGCCGTAGGCGCGGTGTTTCGTGCGATCCCGTACGAGATCAAATCTTTCGAGGCCCTTGGGCTGCCGCCCGTCGTGGCAGATCTTTGCAAAAAGCCGCGCGGCCTGGTTCTGGTCACCGGCCCGACCGGTTCGGGTAAATCTACGACGCTCGCCTCGATGGTCGATAAGATCAATATCGACCGGCATGACCATATACTGACGATCGAAGACCCGATCGAATTTCTCCACAACCACAAGAACTGTGTGGTCAACCAGCGTGAAGTTGCCGCCGACACACATTCTTTCGGCGCGGCACTCCGCACCGCTCTTCGTCAGGACCCCGACATCGTCCTGGTTGGCGAAATGCGTGACCTTGAGACGATCGAAATGGCGCTGCGAATCGCCGAGACCGGACACCTCACGTTCGCAACGCTGCACACTAACTCAGCCTATTCGACCATCAACCGTATAATCGACGTTTTCCCGTCGGCCCAGCAGGCACAGGTCCGAACACAGCTATCGCTCGTCCTTGAAGGCATCATGTGCCAATCGCTGCTGCCCAAGGCCACCGGAGACGGCCGCGTTATGGCGCTCGAGATACTCGTGCCGAATGCCGCTATCCGCAACCTCATCCGTGAGGACAAGATCCATCAGATCTACTCGATGATGCAGACCGGACAGGACAAATTCGGAATGCAGACCTTTAACCAGGCCCTTGCGACGCTCGTCCACAAGCGTCTGATCTCGATCGAGGTCGCGATGCAGCGAACTTCGAACGCAGACGAGCTAAAGGAGCTGATCGAACGCGGTTCCGGCCTTAACCAATCGTATGCCGGAAATGGAACAGGAAAGCCCGCGATGCCGCCGTCGGGACATTCGAGCCCTTACGCCCAGGGCAGACCTATCGGACAGCGTCCTCCGGCACGCTAG
- a CDS encoding type II secretion system F family protein: MPTYVFKGRNRLNEMVAGERDAASQDELRALLRREQIVMTQASEKGNVISIPKLGTRKKVSAKELAVFTRQFSVMIDAGLPLVQCLDILAEQQQNVFFKEVLRQVRQNVEEGSTLYQALEKHPKVFDSLYTHMVEAGETGGVLDLILQRLATLIEKVVKLKRSIISASIYPAAVIVVAIAAIAVIMVVVIPQFEQIFLGLLGPGEALPLPTRIVMGISGFLAGWGGLALLIGIIGSAVGIKYYYKTERGRWQIDSLLLKTPIFGSILRKVAVARFSRILSTLLSSGVPILQSLDITAKTAGNVVIEDAILKVRAGVERGENFVDPLKATNVFPHMVGQMIGVGEQTGALDAMLGKIADFYEEEVDTAIADLLAMIEPVLIAFLGITIGSIVISMYLPLFTLIGKLAGGPK; the protein is encoded by the coding sequence ATGCCTACTTACGTATTCAAAGGACGAAACCGGTTGAACGAAATGGTCGCCGGTGAGCGCGATGCAGCCAGCCAGGACGAACTCCGTGCACTTTTACGGCGCGAGCAGATCGTAATGACACAGGCCTCTGAAAAGGGCAATGTCATTTCGATACCAAAGCTCGGAACGCGTAAAAAGGTCAGCGCCAAGGAACTTGCCGTATTCACCCGGCAATTCTCTGTGATGATCGATGCCGGTCTGCCGCTGGTCCAGTGTCTCGACATATTGGCCGAACAGCAGCAGAACGTCTTTTTCAAAGAGGTCCTGCGTCAGGTAAGGCAGAACGTGGAAGAAGGCTCGACGCTCTATCAGGCACTGGAAAAGCACCCGAAGGTTTTCGATTCGCTTTACACCCACATGGTCGAAGCGGGCGAAACGGGCGGTGTGCTCGACCTCATATTGCAGCGGTTGGCGACATTGATCGAAAAGGTCGTCAAGCTGAAACGCAGCATCATTTCAGCATCGATCTACCCGGCAGCAGTGATCGTGGTCGCGATCGCAGCCATCGCGGTGATCATGGTGGTCGTCATCCCGCAATTCGAACAGATCTTCCTTGGTCTCTTGGGACCGGGCGAGGCCCTGCCGTTGCCGACGCGTATCGTGATGGGAATAAGCGGCTTTCTGGCAGGCTGGGGCGGCCTTGCATTGCTGATCGGCATTATCGGCTCTGCGGTCGGTATCAAGTATTACTATAAGACCGAGAGAGGCAGATGGCAGATCGATTCCCTGCTGCTTAAAACTCCGATTTTCGGCAGCATTCTGCGAAAGGTGGCAGTCGCTCGTTTTTCACGCATTCTCTCGACGCTGCTGTCATCGGGTGTTCCGATCCTTCAATCGCTTGACATAACCGCAAAGACCGCCGGAAACGTGGTCATCGAAGATGCGATCCTGAAGGTGCGGGCAGGCGTCGAACGCGGTGAGAACTTTGTTGATCCGTTAAAGGCGACAAATGTATTTCCGCATATGGTCGGCCAGATGATCGGCGTCGGTGAACAGACCGGTGCTCTCGACGCGATGCTCGGCAAGATCGCAGATTTCTATGAAGAAGAGGTCGATACGGCCATCGCCGATCTGTTGGCGATGATCGAGCCGGTTCTGATCGCTTTCCTCGGTATCACGATCGGTTCGATCGTGATCTCGATGTACCTTCCGCTCTTCACACTCATCGGCAAACTCGCCGGTGGGCCGAAGTAG
- a CDS encoding riboflavin synthase, which yields MFTGIIEELGRVAEIETLGTNARIKLQAEIVTQGTNDGDSIAVNGVCLTALNVAPSYFSADVSKETLDRSTIGGLSAGSPVNLERSVTPSTRLGGHIVQGHVDTRGEFLGSEKNGDFWTVRIGFPREMSQYLIYKGSVAVEGISLTVAKLDTDWFEIALIPKTWTMTNLSSLKPGDPVNLEADVIAKYVERMIQERVPASRIA from the coding sequence GTGTTCACAGGTATCATTGAAGAACTCGGCCGGGTCGCAGAGATCGAAACGCTCGGCACGAATGCCCGTATAAAACTTCAAGCTGAGATCGTCACTCAAGGCACCAATGACGGTGATTCGATCGCTGTCAACGGTGTCTGCCTCACAGCGCTGAACGTTGCTCCTTCCTATTTCTCGGCCGATGTATCAAAAGAGACGCTGGACCGCTCGACGATCGGCGGCCTATCGGCCGGCTCACCGGTAAACCTTGAGCGGTCCGTCACGCCCTCGACACGCCTCGGGGGCCATATTGTCCAGGGCCACGTCGATACACGCGGAGAATTTCTCGGATCCGAAAAGAACGGCGATTTTTGGACCGTTCGCATCGGCTTCCCGCGCGAAATGTCGCAGTATCTCATTTATAAAGGCTCTGTTGCGGTCGAAGGCATCAGCCTGACCGTAGCAAAGCTCGATACCGATTGGTTCGAAATTGCATTGATCCCGAAAACCTGGACGATGACGAATCTTTCCTCGCTCAAACCCGGCGATCCGGTCAATCTGGAGGCCGATGTCATCGCAAAATATGTCGAGCGAATGATACAAGAGCGGGTGCCCGCGTCGCGTATAGCGTAA
- a CDS encoding NINE protein: MQQVNYGQKIPGADKKIAAGLCGILLGGLGIHKFILGYQQEGIIYLAMFGVAFILAFLTCGIGSFLLIIPGVLGLIEGIIYLTKSDEEFVQTYVIGKKPWF, from the coding sequence ATGCAGCAGGTCAATTATGGACAAAAGATCCCCGGCGCTGATAAGAAGATCGCCGCCGGATTGTGCGGCATCCTGCTCGGGGGCCTCGGGATACACAAGTTCATTCTCGGTTACCAGCAAGAAGGGATAATCTATCTTGCAATGTTCGGCGTCGCTTTTATCCTCGCCTTTCTCACCTGCGGCATCGGTTCGTTCTTGCTGATCATTCCGGGTGTCCTCGGCTTGATCGAAGGGATCATCTATCTGACGAAATCGGATGAAGAGTTTGTTCAAACGTACGTCATTGGCAAGAAGCCTTGGTTTTAG
- a CDS encoding zinc metallopeptidase, which produces MRWRDQRQSTNIEDRRGMGRGVALGGGGLGVLILAAIVCLLGGDPRQLLESGVPTQTQSPTTASNNVNQAPDENRQFVSAVLGSTEDAWREILPAQRRMQYRAPVLVLFSGQVSSACGYASAATGPFYCPGDYKLYLDFDFFRELKNEFRAPGDFAQAYVIAHEVGHHVQNLLGTMAKVQRAGQNNQLSVALELQADCYAGIWANHAQKKGLVEVGDIEEAIRAAGAVGDDMIQRRTQGVVRPDTFTHGSAEQRQRAFAVGMQFASMQRCEVFK; this is translated from the coding sequence ATGCGTTGGAGAGATCAGCGGCAGAGCACGAACATCGAAGACCGGCGCGGGATGGGCCGCGGGGTCGCATTGGGCGGCGGAGGCCTCGGTGTCCTGATCTTGGCGGCGATCGTTTGCCTGCTTGGCGGCGATCCGCGCCAGCTGCTCGAGAGTGGTGTTCCGACCCAAACTCAGTCACCTACAACGGCCAGCAACAACGTCAACCAGGCTCCCGACGAGAATCGGCAGTTCGTGAGTGCCGTACTGGGAAGCACCGAGGACGCATGGCGCGAGATATTGCCCGCGCAGCGTCGGATGCAGTATCGGGCTCCTGTTCTGGTGCTTTTCTCAGGCCAGGTTTCATCGGCCTGCGGATATGCGAGTGCCGCGACCGGGCCGTTCTATTGTCCGGGCGACTATAAGCTCTATCTGGATTTTGATTTCTTCCGCGAACTAAAGAACGAATTCCGCGCACCCGGCGACTTTGCACAGGCCTATGTCATCGCCCACGAGGTCGGCCACCACGTTCAGAACCTTCTGGGTACGATGGCGAAGGTTCAGCGGGCCGGGCAAAACAACCAATTGTCGGTCGCCCTCGAGCTCCAGGCCGATTGTTATGCCGGCATCTGGGCAAACCATGCTCAGAAGAAAGGGCTGGTCGAGGTCGGGGACATCGAAGAGGCCATTCGTGCTGCCGGCGCGGTCGGTGACGATATGATACAGCGCCGAACGCAGGGCGTCGTGCGGCCTGATACGTTCACACATGGCTCCGCCGAACAGCGTCAAAGAGCATTTGCTGTGGGAATGCAGTTCGCTTCAATGCAGCGGTGCGAAGTGTTCAAGTAG
- a CDS encoding alpha/beta hydrolase, which yields MSELLDDWKQSGDRFEHPYGTIFYRRSADERESFLCLHGFPTASFDYHLIWKQLAAIYPVTAFDMIGYGFSSKPATLGYTTFDQVDVLESLLTHLKLRRVHIVAHDYGNTITQELLARQAEGRLDVEIASICFLNGALFPETHRPIFAQKLLIGPLGALFGRFIPDPIFRKNLASVFGERTQPDEPLLDDYLALFKHNRGKLVAHKLIRYMRERETYRERWVKPLTELKQPFRFINGSADPVSGKHLVERFRQVIPDQTDIIELTDIGHFPHVEAPEVVFQAIREFHEQLSSGSRR from the coding sequence ATGAGTGAGCTCCTGGACGATTGGAAACAAAGCGGCGATAGGTTCGAACACCCTTACGGGACGATCTTCTATCGGCGGTCGGCGGACGAGCGAGAATCGTTTTTATGCCTTCATGGATTCCCGACAGCGTCTTTCGATTATCACTTGATCTGGAAACAGTTGGCCGCGATATATCCCGTAACTGCCTTTGACATGATCGGTTACGGATTCTCGTCAAAGCCGGCAACGCTCGGCTATACGACGTTCGACCAGGTCGATGTTCTCGAATCGCTCCTGACCCATTTAAAGCTTCGGCGCGTCCATATCGTCGCCCACGACTACGGCAACACGATCACGCAAGAGCTTTTGGCTCGGCAGGCCGAGGGCCGTCTTGATGTCGAGATCGCCTCGATCTGTTTTCTCAACGGAGCATTGTTTCCGGAAACGCACCGGCCGATCTTCGCTCAGAAGCTATTGATCGGCCCGCTTGGTGCCCTTTTTGGCAGATTTATCCCGGATCCGATCTTCAGGAAAAACCTGGCATCGGTCTTCGGCGAACGGACGCAGCCGGATGAACCGTTACTTGACGACTATTTGGCGCTCTTTAAGCACAACCGCGGGAAGTTGGTCGCCCATAAATTGATCCGCTATATGCGTGAACGTGAGACGTATCGCGAGCGATGGGTTAAGCCGCTGACCGAACTCAAACAACCGTTCAGATTCATCAACGGCTCGGCTGATCCGGTTTCGGGAAAGCATCTGGTCGAACGGTTTCGCCAGGTCATTCCGGATCAAACCGATATTATCGAACTGACGGATATCGGGCATTTTCCACATGTCGAAGCTCCGGAAGTAGTTTTTCAGGCGATCCGCGAGTTCCATGAACAATTATCATCGGGCAGCCGTCGATGA
- a CDS encoding integration host factor subunit beta — MIKLDIVNLVADKTGVPKQKAEQVVDSLFNAMKDALAQGKRIELRGFGVFVVKPRKRGVGRNPRTGKEVPIPAGKTIRFKPGKELSAQAVKK, encoded by the coding sequence ATGATCAAGCTAGACATCGTCAACCTGGTTGCCGATAAGACTGGAGTTCCAAAACAAAAGGCAGAGCAAGTTGTCGATTCGCTGTTCAACGCGATGAAAGACGCTCTTGCTCAAGGCAAACGGATCGAGCTCAGGGGTTTCGGCGTTTTTGTTGTAAAGCCACGGAAGCGGGGTGTCGGGCGTAATCCCAGAACCGGAAAAGAGGTTCCGATACCGGCCGGTAAAACGATTCGATTCAAACCGGGCAAGGAATTGTCGGCTCAGGCCGTCAAGAAATAA
- a CDS encoding site-2 protease family protein codes for MNDPADVTETFYFERQALIPTAATWFRHGLLLLLTIVTATIAGSIYPFGRLPFMVGPDPETWADVADLLYQLPYSYLSVVVNTVYLLATDWELLKDGLSFSLSLLFILTSHEMGHYIACRIYRVDATLPYFLPTPPMIGPAGTFGAFIRILSPFPSRKAVFDIGIAGPIAGFVALIPIAIIGLMTMETAIPQQVGQGGTLVFADPLLIRFVAMILGQDLTFGIGNAFYFAAWVGLLVTALNLIPSGQLDGGHAIYAIFGERVHYWTGRIAFAVMATLSVIGLVYFNSPSGFLIAILLGIMMRIRHPEPWDDAPLDAKRRILAVVTLAIFVLSFVPFPIKIG; via the coding sequence ATGAACGATCCGGCGGACGTCACCGAGACATTCTACTTTGAACGCCAAGCCCTGATACCGACGGCAGCGACCTGGTTTCGCCACGGACTGCTGCTCCTGCTGACCATCGTAACAGCCACGATCGCCGGATCGATCTACCCGTTCGGACGTCTCCCATTCATGGTCGGGCCTGACCCGGAAACCTGGGCCGACGTTGCCGACCTGTTATATCAACTGCCCTACTCCTATTTGTCAGTCGTGGTGAACACGGTCTATCTATTGGCGACCGACTGGGAACTTCTTAAAGATGGCCTGAGTTTTTCCTTATCATTGCTTTTCATTCTTACATCGCATGAAATGGGGCATTACATCGCATGCCGGATATATCGTGTAGATGCGACCCTGCCATATTTTCTTCCGACACCGCCGATGATCGGGCCCGCCGGAACGTTTGGGGCATTTATTCGTATTCTCTCACCGTTTCCGTCTCGAAAGGCCGTTTTCGATATCGGCATCGCCGGGCCGATAGCCGGATTCGTCGCGCTGATCCCGATCGCGATCATCGGGCTGATGACGATGGAGACGGCCATTCCTCAACAGGTCGGCCAGGGCGGCACTCTGGTATTTGCGGACCCGCTGCTGATACGCTTTGTTGCGATGATACTCGGACAGGATCTGACCTTCGGGATCGGAAATGCCTTCTATTTTGCGGCTTGGGTCGGACTGCTGGTAACGGCGCTGAACCTGATACCGTCAGGTCAGCTTGACGGCGGCCACGCGATCTATGCGATCTTTGGCGAGCGGGTCCATTATTGGACCGGTCGGATCGCGTTTGCGGTCATGGCAACGCTTTCGGTGATCGGGCTTGTCTATTTCAATAGCCCGAGCGGCTTTCTCATCGCAATATTGCTTGGGATAATGATGCGAATTCGACATCCCGAACCCTGGGACGACGCTCCGCTCGATGCAAAAAGAAGGATTCTCGCGGTCGTTACCTTGGCGATATTTGTGCTCAGTTTTGTGCCTTTTCCGATAAAGATCGGCTAG
- a CDS encoding DNA gyrase inhibitor YacG has product MPLVKCPNCGLMAEYSGNEFRPFCSERCKLLDLGAWIDEAYSVPDETAELTDADIDAVERALQEKELDR; this is encoded by the coding sequence ATGCCGTTGGTGAAGTGTCCTAATTGCGGGCTGATGGCCGAATATTCCGGCAACGAGTTTCGTCCCTTTTGCTCGGAACGGTGTAAGCTCCTTGATCTCGGGGCTTGGATCGACGAGGCGTATTCCGTGCCCGATGAAACGGCTGAGCTTACAGATGCCGATATTGACGCCGTCGAGCGGGCGTTACAGGAAAAGGAATTAGACAGATAA